TCCACGGTGATCGGCACACCGGATCAACCGAGATTGTGTGTCTTTCGCAGCCTGAGCAATATTTATGCACAGATAATCGACGATGCAGAGGGCAAAACCGTTGCCTCGGCAAGCAGCCTGAATGCAGAATTACAGGAGCAGTTAAAGGGCAAGAATAAAACCCAGGTTGCCGAGCTGGTGGGATCAGAGCTGGCCAAGTCTGCAAAGGAAAAAGGTATAAGCCAGGTTGTATTCGACCGGGGCGGCTATAAATACCATGGCCGGGTTAAAGCTCTGGCTGAAGCGGCGCGCAAAGCCGGTTTAAAATTCTGAGGATTTGAGTATGAAAGCTGATACTAAGATGCATACCGTTATGCCAAGATTGGATACCAGCGATATGGAGTTCACCGAGAAGCTGGTATCGCTGGACCGCGTGACCAAGGTGGTCAAGGGCGGTAAAAATATGCACTTCCGGGCGCTGGTGGTTGTCGGCGACGGCAAAGGACACGTAGGCGTTGGTTTGGGAAAAGCACGGGAGGTCCCCGAGGCTATCCGCAAAGCCGGCGTATCTGCTAAAAAGAGCGTAATCAGTGTTGTTTTTAAAGACAAGACTATTCCCCATGAGAGCTTTTCCAAGTTTGGGGCGGCACGCGTGCTGCTCAAGCCGGCCCCTCCCGGCACCGGCGTCATTGCCGGAGGCGGGGTGCGCGCCGTTGTCGAAGCTGCGGGCGTCAGGGATATCCTGACCAAATCCCTCGGATGTGCCAATCCGGTAAATGTTA
The nucleotide sequence above comes from Dehalococcoidia bacterium. Encoded proteins:
- the rplR gene encoding 50S ribosomal protein L18, which translates into the protein MAKVSSNVARKRRHERIRSTVIGTPDQPRLCVFRSLSNIYAQIIDDAEGKTVASASSLNAELQEQLKGKNKTQVAELVGSELAKSAKEKGISQVVFDRGGYKYHGRVKALAEAARKAGLKF
- the rpsE gene encoding 30S ribosomal protein S5, which codes for MHTVMPRLDTSDMEFTEKLVSLDRVTKVVKGGKNMHFRALVVVGDGKGHVGVGLGKAREVPEAIRKAGVSAKKSVISVVFKDKTIPHESFSKFGAARVLLKPAPPGTGVIAGGGVRAVVEAAGVRDILTKSLGCANPVNVTRATILALANLRDFKESIRRRKGSQGDEEI